One window of the Granulicella arctica genome contains the following:
- a CDS encoding ChbG/HpnK family deacetylase — MPPHLIINADDFGLTPGINRAIAELHCAKVLTSATLMATGPAFEDAASLARSLPTLGIGCHIILVDGTPISPPAEIPTLLGPDRKSFRPTLGHFVRDLFLNRIDPAEIAHEARAQILHLQRAGLTLTHIDTHKHTHIFLKVACALIPLLAERNIHAIRKPFEPTFSIGDAPLKRRLQLALLNRFQPAFTHLASQSRTTNGTLGIAATGTLTESSLQQILQSLPPTGTYELCCHPGYNDPDLSRITTLLRTTRDTERQALQTQIPTLPTTTQLIHYGNLT, encoded by the coding sequence ATGCCTCCTCACCTCATCATCAACGCAGATGACTTCGGCCTCACCCCTGGCATCAACCGCGCCATAGCAGAACTCCACTGCGCCAAAGTCCTCACCTCCGCGACGCTTATGGCCACCGGCCCAGCCTTCGAAGACGCCGCCTCCCTCGCCAGATCGCTCCCAACCCTCGGCATAGGCTGCCACATCATCCTCGTCGACGGCACCCCCATCTCCCCACCCGCCGAAATCCCGACGCTCTTGGGCCCCGATCGCAAATCCTTCCGCCCCACCCTCGGCCACTTTGTCCGCGACCTCTTCCTCAACCGCATCGACCCCGCCGAGATCGCCCATGAGGCCCGCGCCCAGATCCTTCACCTCCAGCGCGCCGGCCTCACCCTCACCCACATCGACACCCACAAACACACCCACATCTTCCTCAAGGTAGCCTGCGCCCTCATCCCGCTCCTCGCAGAGCGAAACATCCACGCCATCCGCAAACCCTTCGAGCCAACCTTCAGCATCGGCGATGCTCCCCTGAAACGCCGCCTCCAACTAGCCCTCCTCAACCGCTTCCAACCCGCCTTCACCCATCTAGCTTCACAATCCCGCACCACCAACGGCACCCTCGGCATAGCCGCCACCGGCACTCTCACCGAATCCTCCCTACAACAAATCCTGCAATCCCTACCACCCACCGGCACCTACGAACTCTGCTGCCACCCCGGCTACAACGACCCCGACCTCTCCCGCATCACCACCCTCCTCCGCACCACCCGCGACACCGAACGCCAGGCCCTCCAAACCCAAATCCCAACCCTCCCCACCACCACCCAACTCATCCACTACGGCAACCTAACCTAA
- the bshA gene encoding N-acetyl-alpha-D-glucosaminyl L-malate synthase BshA, with protein MKIGITCYPTYGGSGVVATELGIELAARGHDIHFITSAPPFRLTGREANIHFHEVSVSNYPLFEYPPYDLALATRMAEVAELYSLDILHVHYAIPHSVCALLARQMLAARGKHLPFITTLHGTDITLVGLDRSYLPITQFGIVQSDGVTAISSHLRDRTREAFNISSEIEVIRNFVNCDVYQRDPAKVATMRPLYAKPEEKILAHLSNFRPVKRVTDVIEVFARVAAAMPARLLMIGDGPDRSAAEYLAARLGVRDRIHFLGKQENVNELLPLADLMIMPSEMESFGLAALEAMACGVPAIATRVGGVPELIDDGINGLLFPIGDVDAMGTAATALLSDPAAYRTMAEAARKTAQDRFCASRIIPLYEDYYQRVITRTSTHP; from the coding sequence ATGAAGATCGGCATCACCTGCTACCCCACCTACGGCGGCTCCGGCGTAGTCGCCACCGAGCTAGGCATCGAGCTCGCCGCCCGCGGTCACGACATCCACTTCATCACCTCCGCCCCACCCTTTCGCCTTACCGGCCGCGAAGCCAACATCCACTTCCACGAAGTCTCCGTCTCTAACTACCCCCTCTTCGAGTACCCACCCTACGACCTCGCCCTCGCCACCCGCATGGCCGAAGTAGCCGAGCTCTACTCCCTCGACATCCTCCACGTCCACTACGCCATCCCCCACTCCGTCTGCGCCCTCCTCGCCCGCCAGATGTTAGCCGCTCGCGGCAAGCATCTCCCCTTCATCACCACCCTCCACGGCACCGACATCACCCTCGTCGGCCTCGACCGCTCCTACCTCCCCATCACCCAGTTCGGCATCGTCCAGTCCGACGGAGTCACCGCCATCTCCTCCCACCTCCGCGACCGCACCCGCGAGGCCTTCAACATCTCCTCCGAGATCGAAGTCATTCGCAACTTCGTCAACTGCGACGTCTACCAGCGCGACCCCGCAAAAGTAGCGACCATGCGCCCCCTGTACGCGAAGCCCGAAGAGAAGATCCTCGCCCACCTCTCCAACTTCCGCCCAGTCAAGCGCGTCACCGACGTCATCGAAGTCTTCGCCCGCGTCGCCGCCGCCATGCCCGCCCGTCTCCTCATGATCGGCGACGGCCCCGACCGCTCCGCCGCCGAATACCTCGCCGCCCGTCTCGGCGTCCGCGACCGCATCCATTTCCTCGGCAAGCAGGAGAACGTCAACGAACTCCTCCCCCTCGCCGACCTCATGATCATGCCCTCCGAGATGGAGTCTTTCGGCCTCGCCGCCCTAGAAGCCATGGCTTGCGGCGTCCCCGCCATCGCCACCCGCGTAGGCGGCGTCCCCGAACTCATCGACGACGGCATCAACGGCCTCCTCTTCCCCATCGGCGACGTAGACGCCATGGGCACCGCCGCCACCGCCCTCCTCAGCGACCCAGCCGCCTACCGCACCATGGCCGAAGCCGCCCGCAAAACCGCACAGGATCGCTTCTGCGCCTCCCGCATCATCCCCCTCTACGAGGACTACTACCAACGCGTCATCACCCGAACCTCGACCCACCCTTAG
- a CDS encoding right-handed parallel beta-helix repeat-containing protein, whose translation MKLLLTITTVLILLAASRPSFADQQVFSPGLLNLQPNAPIALSGFNLVLQSDGNFVGYAQGIPVWSTNTFADCSASCVAAFQLDGNFVLYQNGKPYWSSHTYNHPASQLLVSTQAPYVEVVEGTSIVWPAGVVAAAPVVPAATTCATLNCYYIDSVSGSDAYAGTTIATPWKSLASISRVALTPGTSILLKRGSQFVGQQLTLTASGTAGSPITIDAYGSGALPIITGATYGVFGQGISYINIADLSIANVSGSGILGAGNGTEYWTVTNCTISGAAISGIQVRPDWTNTALLRGWTITGNTIGVINAPPILNYDTSGILVQGTVGATVTKNTVATINTSGIRVQSYQTAQSQNATVSYNEVTQSQGGIAIRSTLNATITHNWVHDGKGYGIGIGGLLDAQGNYTSYNNILTYNLIQNLTPSSDGTLYNGFDINSSSTGKLFHNTIENVAAHTVTLEGDFAPSNNWVIRNNILDSRREGASQDNNPVLFRLVSYPSEVLSNNLYMSDLNWIGIIGTDMDATADLAIWYQPAWLALGIDNNSLYNQDPLFNSVTAENLGIGAASPARNLGATIPGIGQVSLDAGALPYGQTSVLAF comes from the coding sequence ATGAAGCTGTTACTAACGATAACCACCGTTCTCATTCTTCTCGCCGCATCAAGACCTTCCTTTGCGGACCAGCAAGTCTTCTCTCCTGGCTTGCTCAATCTCCAGCCCAACGCGCCCATCGCACTCTCCGGATTCAACCTCGTCCTCCAAAGCGATGGCAACTTCGTTGGTTACGCACAAGGCATTCCCGTCTGGTCAACCAACACCTTTGCCGACTGCAGCGCGAGCTGCGTAGCAGCATTCCAGTTAGATGGAAACTTTGTCCTCTATCAGAACGGAAAGCCTTATTGGTCCAGTCACACTTACAATCATCCCGCGTCGCAGCTACTTGTCTCCACGCAAGCACCATATGTTGAAGTTGTTGAAGGCACAAGTATCGTCTGGCCGGCCGGTGTTGTCGCCGCCGCTCCAGTAGTGCCTGCCGCAACGACCTGCGCGACGCTCAACTGCTACTACATCGATTCAGTCAGCGGCTCCGACGCATACGCTGGCACAACCATCGCCACGCCGTGGAAAAGTCTCGCAAGCATCTCCCGTGTCGCCCTCACGCCCGGCACCAGCATTCTGCTCAAACGAGGCTCACAGTTCGTCGGTCAGCAACTCACGCTCACCGCCTCTGGAACAGCCGGAAGTCCCATCACCATCGACGCCTATGGCTCAGGAGCACTCCCGATCATCACCGGCGCAACCTACGGCGTCTTCGGTCAGGGCATCTCCTACATCAACATCGCTGACCTCAGTATCGCGAATGTCAGCGGTTCAGGAATACTCGGCGCAGGCAATGGAACCGAGTATTGGACAGTTACAAACTGCACGATCAGCGGCGCCGCCATCTCAGGCATTCAGGTCCGGCCTGATTGGACAAACACCGCACTCCTCCGCGGCTGGACCATCACCGGCAACACCATCGGTGTCATCAACGCGCCTCCCATCCTCAACTACGACACCTCCGGAATTCTGGTCCAAGGCACCGTCGGCGCGACCGTCACAAAAAATACTGTAGCCACGATAAACACGTCAGGAATTCGCGTTCAGTCGTATCAAACTGCGCAGTCGCAAAATGCCACCGTCTCCTACAATGAAGTCACGCAGAGCCAGGGCGGTATCGCCATCCGCAGCACACTCAACGCCACAATCACTCATAACTGGGTCCATGACGGCAAAGGGTATGGAATCGGTATCGGTGGCTTGCTCGATGCGCAAGGTAACTACACAAGTTACAACAACATCCTCACCTACAACCTCATCCAGAACCTCACTCCCAGTAGTGATGGAACTCTCTACAACGGCTTCGATATTAATTCCTCGTCCACCGGCAAGTTATTTCATAACACCATCGAAAATGTCGCCGCCCACACAGTAACCCTGGAAGGAGATTTTGCGCCTTCGAATAATTGGGTCATTCGAAATAACATCCTCGACTCCCGCAGAGAAGGTGCAAGTCAGGACAACAACCCCGTTCTCTTCCGCCTTGTCAGCTATCCCTCCGAAGTATTGAGTAACAATCTCTACATGAGTGACTTGAACTGGATCGGCATCATCGGCACCGATATGGATGCCACCGCCGACCTCGCCATCTGGTACCAGCCTGCATGGCTCGCGCTCGGCATCGACAACAACTCCCTCTACAATCAGGATCCGCTCTTCAACAGCGTCACAGCCGAAAACCTCGGCATCGGCGCAGCCTCACCCGCCCGCAATCTAGGCGCAACCATCCCAGGGATCGGACAAGTGTCCCTTGACGCCGGCGCCCTCCCCTACGGCCAGACAAGCGTCCTCGCGTTCTAG
- a CDS encoding hemopexin repeat-containing protein, which translates to MAVTTGWNTFPAGFDSSHVCPLYDETGAYFFNNTEYIRMTRGNEGPGTLDFAPRSIASLGYPAPFNQGPFDAALYSEGYVYFFKGQSYMRCTRSDGQLGPHDPGYPTNIAPWGWEGAADFGGPTGGISAALNSGGVDYFFEKFNPKTYAVQRYIRVTRGETGPGTVDAGYPQPITNWGWRAGFPGPQGVTGALFSGEDGGGIKFGPWP; encoded by the coding sequence TTGGCTGTAACTACGGGCTGGAATACCTTTCCAGCGGGATTCGATTCGAGCCATGTGTGTCCGCTGTATGACGAGACGGGCGCTTACTTCTTCAACAACACTGAATACATCCGCATGACGCGTGGGAATGAAGGGCCGGGGACATTGGACTTTGCTCCACGCAGCATTGCGAGTCTTGGTTATCCGGCACCGTTCAACCAGGGACCGTTCGATGCTGCTCTCTATAGCGAAGGATATGTTTACTTCTTCAAGGGGCAATCGTACATGCGTTGCACAAGGTCGGATGGACAGCTCGGACCACATGATCCAGGCTATCCGACGAATATTGCACCGTGGGGATGGGAGGGGGCGGCGGACTTCGGTGGGCCGACTGGCGGCATCTCCGCCGCACTGAATAGCGGTGGCGTGGACTACTTCTTTGAGAAATTCAATCCGAAGACGTATGCCGTGCAACGCTACATTCGCGTGACCCGGGGAGAGACGGGACCGGGGACTGTTGATGCGGGGTATCCACAGCCGATTACGAACTGGGGCTGGCGGGCGGGATTTCCTGGACCGCAGGGAGTTACCGGTGCTCTGTTCAGCGGCGAGGATGGTGGCGGCATTAAGTTTGGACCCTGGCCGTAG
- a CDS encoding SaoD/DsrE family protein has protein sequence MDRLPAMNVAYILATNLASTTKLATMILPQLEQGNHGADVAGIFFFDDNVFCLRAGDPIGERLAKVAKEKSILLMVCDQCAVRRNLAEGTLEQCGSGQVKPLGLVEGVQAGCFPQLYGALAGGPPSYVITL, from the coding sequence ATGGATAGACTTCCGGCTATGAACGTTGCGTACATTCTTGCTACAAATTTAGCCAGCACGACAAAGCTGGCTACGATGATTCTTCCGCAGTTGGAACAGGGCAACCATGGTGCCGATGTTGCGGGAATTTTCTTTTTTGATGACAATGTGTTTTGCCTGCGTGCCGGCGACCCAATTGGAGAGCGGCTGGCGAAGGTGGCGAAGGAGAAGAGCATTCTTCTGATGGTGTGCGACCAGTGTGCTGTTCGGCGGAACCTAGCGGAGGGTACGCTGGAGCAGTGCGGGAGCGGGCAGGTGAAGCCGCTGGGGTTGGTTGAGGGTGTGCAGGCGGGATGCTTCCCGCAGCTGTATGGTGCGTTGGCGGGCGGGCCTCCGAGCTACGTCATCACGCTGTAG
- a CDS encoding DUF2076 domain-containing protein encodes MTSQEEQMIQNLADRINNTPLAEKDPDAERYLQQALGQNPDALYILAQTTLVQRYALEQAQKQLVDVRAQMDQLRQQGPPAAAAPKHATSFLGNLLGLHDESSAPPPSPALRPQGGYQPVQEYGPGSFGPPQGQGYGGQGYGAPPPGYGPPQGYGPPQGYGQPQSGGFLRSAMQTATGVAAGALAFEGIESLMHGFGGSGGGSGFSSGGGRPEEIVNNYYGDSAGKEHGEHLSSDIEDRRGESSSFADAVTNDDHHDAKDGFLDSGSDDDVSNSSDDVADDSSFDDGAGSDDSGSGGDDSNY; translated from the coding sequence ATGACTTCGCAGGAAGAGCAGATGATTCAGAATTTGGCTGATCGGATCAACAACACGCCTTTGGCTGAGAAGGATCCGGACGCGGAGCGGTATCTACAGCAGGCGCTGGGGCAGAATCCGGACGCGCTGTATATTCTGGCGCAGACTACGCTGGTGCAGCGGTATGCGTTGGAGCAGGCTCAGAAGCAACTTGTGGATGTGAGGGCGCAGATGGATCAGTTGCGGCAGCAGGGGCCTCCGGCTGCTGCGGCTCCGAAGCATGCGACGAGCTTTCTGGGGAATCTGCTGGGGCTGCATGATGAGAGTTCTGCACCGCCGCCTTCGCCTGCGCTGCGTCCGCAGGGTGGGTATCAGCCGGTGCAGGAGTATGGGCCGGGGAGCTTTGGTCCTCCGCAGGGACAGGGGTATGGTGGGCAGGGCTACGGTGCTCCGCCTCCGGGTTATGGGCCGCCTCAAGGTTATGGGCCGCCACAGGGTTATGGGCAACCACAGTCGGGCGGGTTTCTTCGGTCGGCTATGCAGACGGCTACCGGTGTGGCGGCTGGAGCGTTGGCGTTCGAGGGGATCGAGAGCCTGATGCATGGGTTTGGCGGGTCGGGTGGCGGAAGTGGTTTCAGCTCAGGCGGCGGGCGGCCCGAGGAGATCGTCAACAACTACTATGGCGACTCTGCGGGTAAGGAGCATGGGGAGCATCTTTCGTCGGACATTGAGGATCGGCGTGGCGAGTCGTCAAGCTTTGCGGATGCGGTGACGAACGACGATCACCATGATGCGAAAGACGGCTTTCTGGATAGTGGTTCGGATGATGACGTCTCGAACAGCTCAGACGATGTCGCAGATGATTCGAGCTTTGATGATGGGGCGGGGTCGGATGATAGCGGATCGGGTGGGGACGATTCGAACTACTAG
- a CDS encoding EamA family transporter — METVRSTTRIVLAFAVIYLVWGSTFLAIRIGVHEVPPLILAAMRFFIAGLVLYGCALIQGSASPTLRQWRSAILLAILIFVINYGLLFWAEQRVPSGVAAVMLATIPVFTTLAEILILRTQRLTLRLVIALLIGIAGVAVLMSRSLNLGGAPIDHLGALALILAAFTWSLASVLTRKMHLPPSKLMNSGAQMLAGGAMLALTALPLGEYQNFHPLAVSRAAWLALLYLIVAGSILGFTTYIWLIHHESPTKVGTYAYVNPVVAVLLGYFFASETLGLRTILGTLSVLISVLVITTTKSKSVSA; from the coding sequence ATGGAAACCGTCCGCTCCACCACCAGGATCGTCCTGGCCTTCGCCGTAATCTATCTCGTCTGGGGCTCCACCTTCCTCGCCATCCGCATCGGCGTCCACGAAGTTCCCCCGCTCATCCTCGCCGCCATGCGCTTCTTCATCGCCGGACTCGTCCTCTACGGCTGCGCCCTTATTCAGGGCAGCGCCTCGCCCACTCTCCGCCAATGGCGCTCCGCCATCCTCCTCGCCATCCTCATCTTCGTCATCAACTACGGCCTCCTCTTCTGGGCTGAGCAGCGCGTGCCCTCGGGAGTCGCCGCCGTCATGCTTGCCACCATCCCCGTCTTCACCACCCTCGCCGAGATCCTCATCCTCCGCACCCAGCGACTCACTCTCCGCCTCGTCATCGCGCTCCTCATCGGCATCGCCGGAGTAGCCGTCCTCATGAGCCGCTCCCTCAACCTCGGCGGTGCACCCATCGACCATCTCGGCGCCCTCGCTCTCATCCTCGCCGCCTTCACCTGGTCGCTCGCCTCCGTCCTCACCCGCAAGATGCACCTCCCGCCCTCCAAGCTCATGAACTCCGGAGCCCAGATGTTAGCCGGCGGAGCCATGCTCGCCCTCACCGCCCTGCCTCTCGGCGAATATCAAAACTTCCACCCCCTCGCCGTATCCCGCGCTGCCTGGCTCGCCCTCCTCTACCTCATCGTCGCCGGCTCCATCCTCGGCTTCACCACCTACATCTGGCTCATCCACCACGAGTCCCCCACGAAGGTCGGCACCTACGCCTACGTCAACCCCGTAGTCGCCGTCCTCCTCGGCTACTTCTTCGCCTCAGAAACCCTCGGCCTCCGCACCATCCTCGGCACCCTCTCCGTCCTCATCAGCGTCCTCGTCATCACCACCACCAAATCCAAATCAGTCAGCGCCTGA
- a CDS encoding glycoside hydrolase family 27 protein, with product MPNSPHLLKSCLIAATLLITIPISAQKPIAATPPMGWNSWNHFATKVTAADVRGAADAIVANGMRDAGYIYVNIDDSWEAKRNAQGVIQTNDRFPDMKALADYVHSKGLKLGIYSSPGPKTCGGYEGSYNHEEQDAKSYADWGIDYLKYDQCSFGDIIKQQVGDDTAKSYAMQRAAYEKMHQALLKTRRPIVYSFCQYGLYEPWKWAPEAGANLWRTTGDINDTWDRMTLIGFQQAGLEKFVGPGHWNDPDMLEVGNGGMTTPEYQVHMSLWAMLAAPLLAGNDLSKMTPETKSILMNRDVIAIDQDALGHAAKRIWAEGPLEIWTRDLSNGKHAVALFNRGESPMRFDPKSKELSSLASKHFKDLWTGKQVTMGPGSDLTVNSHAIMLLGEI from the coding sequence ATGCCCAACTCTCCTCATCTTTTGAAGTCCTGTCTTATCGCCGCCACGCTCCTCATCACCATCCCCATCAGCGCGCAGAAACCCATCGCCGCTACCCCGCCCATGGGCTGGAATAGCTGGAACCACTTCGCCACCAAGGTCACCGCCGCCGACGTCCGCGGCGCAGCCGACGCCATCGTCGCCAACGGCATGCGCGACGCAGGCTACATCTACGTCAACATCGACGACAGCTGGGAAGCGAAGCGCAACGCCCAGGGCGTCATCCAGACCAACGACCGCTTCCCCGACATGAAGGCCCTCGCCGACTACGTCCACTCCAAAGGCCTCAAGCTCGGCATCTACTCCTCACCCGGACCCAAAACCTGCGGCGGCTACGAAGGCAGCTACAACCACGAAGAGCAGGACGCCAAGAGCTACGCCGACTGGGGTATCGACTACCTCAAGTACGACCAGTGCAGCTTCGGCGACATCATCAAACAGCAGGTCGGCGACGACACCGCCAAGTCCTACGCCATGCAGCGTGCCGCCTACGAGAAGATGCACCAGGCACTCCTGAAAACACGCCGCCCCATCGTCTATAGCTTCTGCCAGTACGGCCTCTACGAGCCTTGGAAGTGGGCACCCGAAGCCGGCGCAAACCTCTGGCGCACCACCGGCGACATCAACGACACCTGGGATCGCATGACCCTCATCGGCTTCCAGCAGGCAGGCCTCGAGAAGTTCGTAGGCCCCGGCCACTGGAACGATCCCGACATGCTCGAGGTTGGCAACGGCGGCATGACCACCCCCGAGTACCAGGTCCACATGAGCCTCTGGGCCATGCTCGCCGCACCCCTCCTTGCCGGAAACGACCTCAGCAAGATGACCCCCGAGACCAAATCCATCCTCATGAACCGCGACGTCATTGCCATCGATCAGGATGCACTCGGCCACGCCGCAAAACGCATCTGGGCCGAAGGTCCGCTCGAGATCTGGACCCGCGACCTCTCTAACGGCAAGCACGCCGTAGCCCTCTTCAATCGAGGCGAATCGCCTATGCGCTTCGATCCAAAGTCGAAGGAGCTATCCAGCCTCGCCTCAAAACACTTCAAGGATCTATGGACCGGCAAGCAGGTCACCATGGGCCCCGGCTCCGACCTCACCGTCAACTCCCACGCAATCATGCTCCTCGGCGAAATCTAA
- a CDS encoding quinone oxidoreductase family protein, translated as MKAAIVEVAGQTPRYGDFVAPQSAGGRELIVVRAAALTHLTKGRASGAHYSADGAFPAVVGVDGVGETQDGRRVYFVLPEAPYGAMAEVTRVRSKQCIVLPDGLDDVTAAAVANPGMSAWAALAERAQVKAGETVLINGATGIAGRLAVQIAKYMGAAKVIATGRDGVALEEVRALGADVMIPFRIEGSGSEGAKAFEAALIEQFAAGVNVVVDYLWGKSAETIMMAIATGVEDAKPVRFIHVGGASGDDVQLPGAALRSSSIVLMGSGLKSVPMERLLAAIGSVFEAVGPAKLRIATKVVPLADVEKTWEYEGKARVVFVMG; from the coding sequence ATGAAGGCAGCAATCGTGGAAGTAGCAGGGCAGACGCCTCGGTACGGAGACTTTGTGGCTCCGCAGAGTGCGGGGGGACGGGAGTTGATTGTGGTGCGGGCGGCGGCGTTGACGCACCTGACGAAGGGGCGGGCATCGGGGGCGCACTATAGTGCGGATGGTGCGTTTCCAGCGGTGGTTGGTGTGGATGGCGTGGGTGAGACGCAGGATGGGCGGCGAGTGTATTTTGTTCTGCCGGAGGCGCCCTATGGGGCGATGGCGGAGGTGACGCGGGTTCGCTCGAAGCAGTGCATCGTGTTGCCGGATGGGTTGGATGATGTGACGGCGGCGGCGGTGGCGAATCCCGGGATGTCGGCGTGGGCTGCGCTCGCGGAGCGTGCCCAAGTAAAGGCAGGTGAGACGGTGCTGATTAACGGTGCGACCGGGATCGCGGGACGACTCGCTGTGCAGATTGCGAAGTATATGGGTGCGGCGAAGGTGATTGCGACGGGGCGCGATGGGGTGGCGCTCGAGGAGGTGAGGGCGCTGGGAGCGGATGTGATGATTCCGTTCAGGATTGAAGGAAGTGGTTCAGAGGGAGCAAAGGCGTTTGAGGCTGCGTTGATTGAACAGTTCGCGGCGGGGGTGAATGTGGTCGTCGACTATCTCTGGGGGAAGAGTGCGGAGACGATCATGATGGCGATTGCGACGGGGGTGGAGGATGCGAAGCCGGTGCGGTTCATCCATGTGGGGGGTGCGAGTGGCGATGATGTGCAGCTGCCGGGTGCGGCGCTGCGGTCGTCGTCGATTGTGCTGATGGGGAGCGGGTTGAAGAGTGTCCCCATGGAGCGGCTGCTTGCTGCGATTGGGAGTGTTTTCGAGGCGGTTGGTCCGGCGAAGCTTCGCATCGCGACGAAGGTTGTGCCGCTTGCGGATGTGGAGAAGACGTGGGAGTACGAGGGTAAGGCTCGGGTGGTGTTCGTGATGGGTTAA
- a CDS encoding TetR/AcrR family transcriptional regulator C-terminal domain-containing protein has protein sequence MKVNPELIVRAGLTLLNEIGLEQLTLRRLAMDLNIQAPTLYWHFKSKEQLIDAMATLILAEGVPALLPRKKSADWRSWATTFGHGLRQILLHYRDGARVVAGSRLTDTTYMEATERIGTRLIEAGFSTRNAVVLLSTVYTFTVSFVLEEQAVFPTRGQRSPAYNLAERNARLDPEKFPLMRQSATILFDRFDQRYKESLKLILGGAAETRIP, from the coding sequence GTGAAGGTCAACCCAGAACTCATCGTGCGCGCAGGCCTCACCTTGCTCAATGAAATCGGCCTTGAGCAGCTCACCCTCCGCCGCTTAGCCATGGACCTCAACATCCAGGCCCCCACCCTCTACTGGCACTTCAAAAGCAAAGAGCAGCTCATCGACGCCATGGCCACCCTCATCCTCGCGGAGGGAGTCCCCGCGCTTCTCCCCAGAAAGAAATCAGCCGACTGGAGATCATGGGCCACCACCTTCGGCCACGGTCTCCGCCAGATCCTCCTGCACTATCGTGACGGAGCCCGCGTCGTCGCCGGATCGCGTCTCACTGACACCACCTACATGGAAGCCACCGAACGCATCGGCACCCGCCTCATCGAGGCCGGATTCTCAACCCGCAACGCAGTCGTCCTTCTCAGCACCGTGTACACCTTCACCGTCAGCTTCGTCCTCGAAGAGCAGGCCGTCTTCCCGACGCGAGGTCAGCGCTCCCCCGCCTACAACCTCGCCGAACGAAACGCACGCCTCGACCCAGAGAAGTTTCCCCTCATGCGCCAAAGCGCAACCATCCTCTTCGATCGCTTCGACCAGCGCTACAAGGAAAGCCTGAAGCTGATCCTCGGCGGTGCCGCCGAGACGCGCATCCCCTGA